One Temnothorax longispinosus isolate EJ_2023e chromosome 8, Tlon_JGU_v1, whole genome shotgun sequence genomic region harbors:
- the LOC139818237 gene encoding matrix metalloproteinase-19-like — MRKPRCGFRDILKHGTKASLSKWPKTHLTWNFYVADEAELSTARVAFDLWSQHSALTFERSETNPDIIISWRRLRHYNTNTKVNRQICSDSFDGPGNVLAHASLPTDEAGFVSEVHVDGDEPWHIYINKHPADRFSLHYTLTHEIGHSLGLLHNRRKTSVMFAFTPDKQYPVRLDQNDIAEIQRLYGEKITNEAPQTPAPPPPMPDLCSLDRVNGILILENRMYISYKRYVWLIDLDGRTYNGPLAFSHHKSFLHDNYTRVTATYQSPSGDLVVFVDNLRTSFVVFNGNSVGEIDECDKDKRVAKFTPLEATFPGIPTGVTSIFCYVDSHLYFTTRAQFYKFNEFTRTVSSAGKFDLRILNILRPNCCSSCAISSIESYASKMI, encoded by the exons ATGAGGAAGCCGCGATGCGGTTTCCGAGATATCCTGAAGCACGGAACGAAAGCGAGTCTATCCAAATGGCCGAAGACGCACCTGACGTGGAATTTTTACGTAGCCGACGAGGCCGAGCTGAGCACGGCGCGGGTCGCGTTCGACCTGTGGTCGCAGCATTCGGCATTGACGTTCGAACGCTCCGAAACGAATCCCgacattataatatcttgGCGACGCCTACGTCACTATAACACGAATACCAAGGTAAACAGACAAATTTGCTCGGACAGCTTCGACGGTCCTGGTAACGTGCTCGCACACGCGTCTCTCCCGACGGACGAAGCGGGGTTCGTCTCCGAGGTGCACGTCGACGGGGACGAGCCGTGGCACATTTACATCAATAAACACCCCGCGGATAGGTTTTCCCTGCATTACACGCTGACACACGAGATCGGTCACTCTCTCGGATTGTTGCACAATAGACGCAAAACATCGGTGATGTTCGCGTTCACGCCCGACAAGCAGTATCCGGTCAGGCTCGACCAAAACGACATTGCCGAAATTCAACGTTTGTACGGTGAAAAAATTACGAACGAGGCCCCGCAGACgccggcgccgccgccgccaatGCCGGACCTGTGCAGCCTCGATCGCGTGAACGGGATATTGATTTTGGAAAATCGCATGTACATCTCGTACAAGCGTTACGTTTGGTTGATCGATCTGGACGGTAGGACGTACAACGGGCCTTTAGCCTTTTCGCATCACAAGAGCTTTCTTCACGACAATTACACGCGCGTGACCGCCACCTATCAATCCCCGTCCGGCGATCTCGTGGTGTTCGTAGATAATTTG AGGACGTCCTTCGTGGTGTTCAACGGTAACTCGGTGGGCGAAATAGACGAATGCGACAAGGACAAGAGAGTCGCCAAATTTACGCCTCTCGAGGCGACGTTTCCCGGAATACCGACCGGCGTGACGTCGATCTTCTGCTACGTCGACAGCCATCTGTACTTCACCACTCGGGCGCAGTTCTACAAATTCAACGAATTTACGAGGACCGTCTCGTCGGCCGGTAAATTCGATCTGCGGATACTAAATATCCTAAGGCCGAACTGTTGCAGCAGTTGCGCGATCTCCTCGATCGAATCGTACGCCTCAAAGATGATTTAA